One part of the Glycine soja cultivar W05 chromosome 11, ASM419377v2, whole genome shotgun sequence genome encodes these proteins:
- the LOC114375718 gene encoding mannan endo-1,4-beta-mannosidase 7-like isoform X1, producing MKHFALVFLLAILVPQECFHVSVEARDDFVRTRGIHFMQNGYPYYANGFNAYWLMYTASDPSQRFKVSNAFREAASHGLTVARTWAFSDGGYRPLQYFPGFYNEQMFTGLDFVVSEARKYGIKLILSLVNNYENFGGKKQYVNWARSHGQYLTSDDDFFRSPVVKGYYMNHVRTVLNRYNRFTGMHYKDDPTIMAWELMNEPRCTSDPSGRTIQAWITEMASFVKSIDRNHLLEAGLEGFYGQSTPQRKRLNPGFDIGTDFIGNNRIPAIDFATVHCYPDQWVSSSNIQYQLSFLNNWLSAHFIDAQYRIKKPILVAEFGKSFKSSSSYERDEVFNSVYYKIYASAKRGGAASGALFWQLLTEGMESFQDGYGIILGQSSSTANLIARQSRKLYLIRKIFARVANMRRWQRARARGGNGGRYIGN from the exons ATGAAGCATTTTGCCTTGGTGTTTCTTTTGGCCATTTTGGTCCCTCAGGAGTGTTTCCATGTCAGTGTGGAAGCAAGGGATGATTTCGTCAGAACCAGAGGCATCCACTTCATGCAGAATGGATACCCTTACTATGCAAATGGCTTCAATGCCTACTGGTTAATGTACACAGCTTCTGACCCATCTCAGAGATTCAAGGTTTCAAATGCCTTCAGAGAAGCAGCAAGCCACGGCCTTACTGTTGCTAGAACTTGGGCCTTCAGTGATGGTGGCTATAGACCACTACAATATTTCCCTGGCTTCTATAATGAACAAATGTTCACG GGGTTAGATTTTGTTGTATCTGAGGCCAGGAAGTACGGGATTAAGCTCATACTGAGCTTGGTGAACAACTATGAAAATTTTGGAGGCAAGAAGCAGTATGTGAACTGGGCTAGGAGTCACGGCCAGTACCTTACTTCAGATGATGATTTCTTTAGGAGCCCTGTTGTTAAGGGTTATTACATGAACCATGTGAGG ACTGTTCTCAacagatataacagatttactGGCATGCATTACAAAGATGACCCAACAATCATGGCCTGGGAGCTTATGAATGAACCTAGGTGCACATCGGATCCTTCAGGGAGAACTATTCAG GCGTGGATCACGGAAATGGCTTCGTTTGTTAAGTCCATAGACAGGAACCACTTATTGGAGGCTGGACTAGAAGGGTTTTACGGACAATCAACACCACAAAGAAAGAGATTGAATCCCGGTTTCGACATAGGAACAGACTTCATCGGAAACAATCGAATACCGGCCATTGATTTTGCAACAGTCCACTGCTACCCCGACCAATG GGTATCGAGCTCAAATATTCAGTATCAACTTTCATTCTTGAACAACTGGCTGAGTGCGCACTTCATAGACGCGCAATACCGTATAAAGAAACCAATACTAGTGGCGGAATTTGGGAAATCATTTAAGAGTTCGAGTTCGTACGAGAGGGATGAGGTGTTCAATTCAGTGTATTACAAAATATATGCTTCTGCTAAGAGAGGAGGGGCAGCGAGTGGAGCATTGTTCTGGCAGCTTCTGACGGAGGGTATGGAGTCTTTCCAAGATGGTTACGGAATAATTCTTGGGCAGAGTTCCTCTACGGCCAATCTCATTGCTCGCCAGTCCCGCAAGCTGTACCTGATTCGGAAGATCTTCGCGAGGGTCGCGAACATGCGGCGATGGCAAAGGGCCAGAGCTAGAGGTGGAAACGGAGGCAGATACATTGGCAACTGA
- the LOC114375718 gene encoding mannan endo-1,4-beta-mannosidase 7-like isoform X2, whose protein sequence is MKHFALVFLLAILVPQECFHVSVEARDDFVRTRGIHFMQNGYPYYANGFNAYWLMYTASDPSQRFKVSNAFREAASHGLTVARTWAFSDGGYRPLQYFPGFYNEQMFTGLDFVVSEARKYGIKLILSLVNNYENFGGKKQYVNWARSHGQYLTSDDDFFRSPVVKGYYMNHTVLNRYNRFTGMHYKDDPTIMAWELMNEPRCTSDPSGRTIQAWITEMASFVKSIDRNHLLEAGLEGFYGQSTPQRKRLNPGFDIGTDFIGNNRIPAIDFATVHCYPDQWVSSSNIQYQLSFLNNWLSAHFIDAQYRIKKPILVAEFGKSFKSSSSYERDEVFNSVYYKIYASAKRGGAASGALFWQLLTEGMESFQDGYGIILGQSSSTANLIARQSRKLYLIRKIFARVANMRRWQRARARGGNGGRYIGN, encoded by the exons ATGAAGCATTTTGCCTTGGTGTTTCTTTTGGCCATTTTGGTCCCTCAGGAGTGTTTCCATGTCAGTGTGGAAGCAAGGGATGATTTCGTCAGAACCAGAGGCATCCACTTCATGCAGAATGGATACCCTTACTATGCAAATGGCTTCAATGCCTACTGGTTAATGTACACAGCTTCTGACCCATCTCAGAGATTCAAGGTTTCAAATGCCTTCAGAGAAGCAGCAAGCCACGGCCTTACTGTTGCTAGAACTTGGGCCTTCAGTGATGGTGGCTATAGACCACTACAATATTTCCCTGGCTTCTATAATGAACAAATGTTCACG GGGTTAGATTTTGTTGTATCTGAGGCCAGGAAGTACGGGATTAAGCTCATACTGAGCTTGGTGAACAACTATGAAAATTTTGGAGGCAAGAAGCAGTATGTGAACTGGGCTAGGAGTCACGGCCAGTACCTTACTTCAGATGATGATTTCTTTAGGAGCCCTGTTGTTAAGGGTTATTACATGAACCAT ACTGTTCTCAacagatataacagatttactGGCATGCATTACAAAGATGACCCAACAATCATGGCCTGGGAGCTTATGAATGAACCTAGGTGCACATCGGATCCTTCAGGGAGAACTATTCAG GCGTGGATCACGGAAATGGCTTCGTTTGTTAAGTCCATAGACAGGAACCACTTATTGGAGGCTGGACTAGAAGGGTTTTACGGACAATCAACACCACAAAGAAAGAGATTGAATCCCGGTTTCGACATAGGAACAGACTTCATCGGAAACAATCGAATACCGGCCATTGATTTTGCAACAGTCCACTGCTACCCCGACCAATG GGTATCGAGCTCAAATATTCAGTATCAACTTTCATTCTTGAACAACTGGCTGAGTGCGCACTTCATAGACGCGCAATACCGTATAAAGAAACCAATACTAGTGGCGGAATTTGGGAAATCATTTAAGAGTTCGAGTTCGTACGAGAGGGATGAGGTGTTCAATTCAGTGTATTACAAAATATATGCTTCTGCTAAGAGAGGAGGGGCAGCGAGTGGAGCATTGTTCTGGCAGCTTCTGACGGAGGGTATGGAGTCTTTCCAAGATGGTTACGGAATAATTCTTGGGCAGAGTTCCTCTACGGCCAATCTCATTGCTCGCCAGTCCCGCAAGCTGTACCTGATTCGGAAGATCTTCGCGAGGGTCGCGAACATGCGGCGATGGCAAAGGGCCAGAGCTAGAGGTGGAAACGGAGGCAGATACATTGGCAACTGA
- the LOC114375718 gene encoding mannan endo-1,4-beta-mannosidase 7-like isoform X3, producing the protein MPSEKQQATALLLLELGPSVMVAIDHYNISLASIMNKCSRKGLDFVVSEARKYGIKLILSLVNNYENFGGKKQYVNWARSHGQYLTSDDDFFRSPVVKGYYMNHVRTVLNRYNRFTGMHYKDDPTIMAWELMNEPRCTSDPSGRTIQAWITEMASFVKSIDRNHLLEAGLEGFYGQSTPQRKRLNPGFDIGTDFIGNNRIPAIDFATVHCYPDQWVSSSNIQYQLSFLNNWLSAHFIDAQYRIKKPILVAEFGKSFKSSSSYERDEVFNSVYYKIYASAKRGGAASGALFWQLLTEGMESFQDGYGIILGQSSSTANLIARQSRKLYLIRKIFARVANMRRWQRARARGGNGGRYIGN; encoded by the exons ATGCCTTCAGAGAAGCAGCAAGCCACGGCCTTACTGTTGCTAGAACTTGGGCCTTCAGTGATGGTGGCTATAGACCACTACAATATTTCCCTGGCTTCTATAATGAACAAATGTTCACG GAAGGGGTTAGATTTTGTTGTATCTGAGGCCAGGAAGTACGGGATTAAGCTCATACTGAGCTTGGTGAACAACTATGAAAATTTTGGAGGCAAGAAGCAGTATGTGAACTGGGCTAGGAGTCACGGCCAGTACCTTACTTCAGATGATGATTTCTTTAGGAGCCCTGTTGTTAAGGGTTATTACATGAACCATGTGAGG ACTGTTCTCAacagatataacagatttactGGCATGCATTACAAAGATGACCCAACAATCATGGCCTGGGAGCTTATGAATGAACCTAGGTGCACATCGGATCCTTCAGGGAGAACTATTCAG GCGTGGATCACGGAAATGGCTTCGTTTGTTAAGTCCATAGACAGGAACCACTTATTGGAGGCTGGACTAGAAGGGTTTTACGGACAATCAACACCACAAAGAAAGAGATTGAATCCCGGTTTCGACATAGGAACAGACTTCATCGGAAACAATCGAATACCGGCCATTGATTTTGCAACAGTCCACTGCTACCCCGACCAATG GGTATCGAGCTCAAATATTCAGTATCAACTTTCATTCTTGAACAACTGGCTGAGTGCGCACTTCATAGACGCGCAATACCGTATAAAGAAACCAATACTAGTGGCGGAATTTGGGAAATCATTTAAGAGTTCGAGTTCGTACGAGAGGGATGAGGTGTTCAATTCAGTGTATTACAAAATATATGCTTCTGCTAAGAGAGGAGGGGCAGCGAGTGGAGCATTGTTCTGGCAGCTTCTGACGGAGGGTATGGAGTCTTTCCAAGATGGTTACGGAATAATTCTTGGGCAGAGTTCCTCTACGGCCAATCTCATTGCTCGCCAGTCCCGCAAGCTGTACCTGATTCGGAAGATCTTCGCGAGGGTCGCGAACATGCGGCGATGGCAAAGGGCCAGAGCTAGAGGTGGAAACGGAGGCAGATACATTGGCAACTGA
- the LOC114375719 gene encoding lipid phosphate phosphatase epsilon 1, chloroplastic-like isoform X1: MAAATTICYGPSSYILLGSNLLRQGHLKNTSFAHRFSPSRSFLCNGFVPRKPVLGRNSFWVSKTMDESARTSAFRDGKGDETIQVFEQEAFIDGSTPFQSKFLSPEVEYNLNRMSKWIVTALFGGFILWRHDAEALWFTAGSVLNAMLSVLLKRILNQERPSTLKSDPGMPSSHAQSIFFTVFFVILSGVEWLGLNGFTIAISASVLTFGSFFVSSYLRVSQQLHTVSQVVVGAAIGSIFSILWYWLWNGYMLDAFVSSLWVRIIVVLGSAGLCIGFVLFAIRYWLQDD, encoded by the exons ATGGCGGCAGCAACCACAATTTGCTACGGTCCCTCCTCTTATATTCTTCTTGGCTCAAATTTACTTAGACAGGGACACTTGAAAAACACTTCATTTGCTCATCGTTTTTCTCCTTCAAGATCATTCCTTTGTAACGGATTTGTTCCCAGGAAACCTGTTTTGGGAAGAAACTCGTTCTGGGTATCAAAAACCATGGATGAATCCGCGAGAACTTCTGCTTTCAGAGATGGAAAAGGCGATGAAACCATCCAAGTGTTTGAACAAGAAGCTTTCATCGATGGGTCAACCCCGTTTCAGTCCAAGTTTCTGTCCCCGGAGGTGGAATACAACCTCAATCGAATG AGCAAGTGGATAGTAACTGCCCTCTTTGGCGGTTTCATTCTTTGGAGGCATGACGCAGAAGCCTTATGGTTTACAGCAGGGTCTGTTCTGAATGCTATGCTTTCTGTTTTGCTCAAACGTATACTGAATCAGGAACGGCCTTCAACCCTGAAATCTGACCCTGGGATGCCATCATCACATGCACAATCCATATTCTTTACTGTCTTCTTTGTTATTTTGTCAG GCGTAGAATGGCTTGGGCTAAATGGATTCACCATTGCCATCAGTGCATCGGTCCTGACATTTGGTTCTTTTTTTGTAAGT TCGTACCTGAGGGTGTCGCAACAGCTTCATACAGTGAGCCAAGTGGTTGTTGGAGCTGCTATTGGAtccattttctctattttatggTACTGGCTTTGGAACGGCTATATGCTGGATGCATTTGTATCTTCTCTGTGGGTTAGAATCATTGTCGTTTTGGGGTCTGCAGGACTTTGCAtaggttttgttttatttgcgATTCGTTATTGGCTTCAAGACGACTAG
- the LOC114375719 gene encoding lipid phosphate phosphatase epsilon 2, chloroplastic-like isoform X2 has translation MAAATTICYGPSSYILLGSNLLRQGHLKNTSFAHRFSPSRSFLCNGFVPRKPVLGRNSFWVSKTMDESARTSAFRDGKGDETIQVFEQEAFIDGSTPFQSKFLSPEVEYNLNRMSKWIVTALFGGFILWRHDAEALWFTAGSVLNAMLSVLLKRILNQERPSTLKSDPGMPSSHAQSIFFTVFFVILSGVEWLGLNGFTIAISASVLTFGSFFSYLRVSQQLHTVSQVVVGAAIGSIFSILWYWLWNGYMLDAFVSSLWVRIIVVLGSAGLCIGFVLFAIRYWLQDD, from the exons ATGGCGGCAGCAACCACAATTTGCTACGGTCCCTCCTCTTATATTCTTCTTGGCTCAAATTTACTTAGACAGGGACACTTGAAAAACACTTCATTTGCTCATCGTTTTTCTCCTTCAAGATCATTCCTTTGTAACGGATTTGTTCCCAGGAAACCTGTTTTGGGAAGAAACTCGTTCTGGGTATCAAAAACCATGGATGAATCCGCGAGAACTTCTGCTTTCAGAGATGGAAAAGGCGATGAAACCATCCAAGTGTTTGAACAAGAAGCTTTCATCGATGGGTCAACCCCGTTTCAGTCCAAGTTTCTGTCCCCGGAGGTGGAATACAACCTCAATCGAATG AGCAAGTGGATAGTAACTGCCCTCTTTGGCGGTTTCATTCTTTGGAGGCATGACGCAGAAGCCTTATGGTTTACAGCAGGGTCTGTTCTGAATGCTATGCTTTCTGTTTTGCTCAAACGTATACTGAATCAGGAACGGCCTTCAACCCTGAAATCTGACCCTGGGATGCCATCATCACATGCACAATCCATATTCTTTACTGTCTTCTTTGTTATTTTGTCAG GCGTAGAATGGCTTGGGCTAAATGGATTCACCATTGCCATCAGTGCATCGGTCCTGACATTTGGTTCTTTTTTT TCGTACCTGAGGGTGTCGCAACAGCTTCATACAGTGAGCCAAGTGGTTGTTGGAGCTGCTATTGGAtccattttctctattttatggTACTGGCTTTGGAACGGCTATATGCTGGATGCATTTGTATCTTCTCTGTGGGTTAGAATCATTGTCGTTTTGGGGTCTGCAGGACTTTGCAtaggttttgttttatttgcgATTCGTTATTGGCTTCAAGACGACTAG